The following proteins are co-located in the Phragmites australis chromosome 10, lpPhrAust1.1, whole genome shotgun sequence genome:
- the LOC133883266 gene encoding uncharacterized protein LOC133883266 isoform X2, whose translation MAAASFRSGTRRDAFAALEDAGSATRGRRAGGGAGGGGSVRRSRSLSRFPPPSPSPEDAATPSSRFVNKMRGTGGGGGGVGGLPEISLADLADEFFSARAESEDEDDEEVVVARGRSRFPAPAERGPGGGGRSSAARYARETESSRQRGRSMSRPPAERRVGAGNVVNGTAVAARRHRYASVDRHRWCDSDNDIEVSHRYISGGIHTKSSVGNSLQNSFHKPSKVNQALKRATSQKEFFHSRDSSSSHSSVTDDESRSSHSFRSRNQKAVCAVYALDKECPTGDEDRNALYDVMRKEVRQAVEEIRTQLEKAVTKSEPSEKTAISDAQPTQVITELRRSYTSKLEESELRKQELLAQLAAEEQRGHKLTKIVKELLPASKKSANPERQPRHRRRSNDRSRVSKRLTEEAEQYFEDFLSNVEDTDFSSFDGERSDTSSTRKDVLLHAMTETPVTLPKVASPAEADGVVLPWLQWETSNDLTSPCKTKAKGEGTACSTSNHTMSSSRGSWSPGDHDSSAASKDKLLTRFDEVGTRRSSYPDYARTSSFHIDDYLHLRQSEDLLFETWRQRQRIDSGGLVLCSRLTLL comes from the exons atggcggcggcatCGTTCCGGTCGGGGACGAGGCGGGACGCCTTCGCGGCCCTGGAGGACGCGGGGTCCGCCACGCGCGGGCGGCGGGCCGGGGGAGGCGCGGGCGGCGGGGGCAGCGTCCGCCGGTCGAGGAGCCTGAGCCGGTTcccgccgccgtctccgtctCCCGAGGACGCGGCCACGCCGTCATCGAGGTTCGTGAACAAGATGCGTGGcaccggaggcggcggcggcggagtagGAGGGTTGCCGGAGATCAGCCTCGCTGACCTCGCCGACGAGTTCTTCAGCGCCAGAGCGGAGTCCGAGGACGAAGACgacgaggaggtggtggtggcgcgcGGGCGGTCGAGGTTCCCGGCGCCCGCGGAGAGGGGCCCCGGCGGTGGTGGGCGGAGCTCCGCCGCGCGGTACGCCAGGGAGACGGAGTCCTCGCGGCAGCGTGGGCGATCCATGTCGCGGCCGCCGGCTGAGCGGCGAGTCGGAGCTGGCAATGTGGTCAATGGCACCGCTGTTGCGGCAAGGAGGCATAGGTATGCGTCGGTGGACCGGCATCGGTGGTGTGATTCGGAT AATGATATAGAAGTTTCTCACCGGTACATTTCTGGCGGGATACATACCAAAAGTAGCGTCGGCAATAGCCTACAGAATTCATTCCATAAGCCATCTAAAGTAAATCAAGCTTTGAAGAGGGCTACAAGTCAAAAGGAATTCTTTCATTCACGAGATAGCAGCTCA AGCCATTCTTCAGTTACTGATGATGAATCTAGGAGCTCTCACTCTTTTCGTAGCAGAAACCAGAAGGCAGTCTGTGCAGTTTATGCTCTTGACAAG GAGTGTCCAACTGGTGATGAGGATAGAAATGCACTGTATGACGTGATGCGTAAAGAAGTTAGGCAAGCTGTTGAAGAAATCAGAACTCAGCTTGAAAAG GCTGTGACAAAGTCCGAACCTTCAGAAAAGACAGCAATCAGTGATGCACAACCAACACAAGTCATTACTGAGCTCCGAAGGAGTTACACTAGTAAATTGGAAGAG TCGGAGCTGCGGAAGCAGGAATTGTTGGCTCAACTGGCGGCAGAAGAACAACGTGGTCACAAGCTCACAAAAATAGTTAAAGAATTGCTACCCGCTTCTAAGAAAAGTGCAAATCCAGAAAGGCAGCCGCGACACAGAAGA AGGAGCAATGATAGATCAAGGGTATCAAAACGACTCACTGAAGAGGCCGAGCAATACTTTGAAGATTTCCTGTCAAATGTTGAAGATACTGACTTTTCATCTTTTGATGGCGAAAGAAGTGACACAAGTTCAACCAGAAAAGATGTGTTACTCCATGCTATGACAGAAACTCCAGTGACTCTCCCAAAAGTTGCCTCACCTGCTGAGGCAGACGGTGTTGTCCTTCCCTGGCTGCAATGGGAAACGAGCAACGACCTAACCTCCCCATGCAAAACCAAGGCCAAG GGTGAAGGTACGGCATGCAGCACTAGCAACCACACCATGAGTAGCAGCCGTGGGAGTTGGAGCCCCGGAGACCATGATAGTTCAGCGGCCTCTAAGGATAAACTACTGACCAGGTTTGACGAGGTTGGGACTCGCAGAAGCAGCTACCCTGACTATGCTCGAACCTCGTCATTTCATATCGACGACTATCTGCATTTGCGGCAGAGTGAGGATCTTCTCTTTGAGACGTGGAGGCAGAGGCAACGAATCGACTCTGGCGGCCTAGTCCTGTGCAGTAGATTGACACTACTGTAA
- the LOC133883268 gene encoding chlorophyll a-b binding protein 8, chloroplastic-like: MAAQALLSGRQLLGQPVQSAVSRSSSARKAPFVVRASSSPPAKQGADRQLWFASKQSLSYLDGTLPGDFGFDPLGLSDPEGTGGFIEPKWLAYGEVINGRFAMLGAAGAIAPEVFGKLGLIPPETALPWFKTGVIPPAGTYNYWADPYTLFVFEMALMGFAEHRRLQDWYNPGSMGKQYFLGLEKYLGGSGDPSYPGGPIFNPLGFGKNEKELNELKLKEIKNGRLAMLAILGYFIQGLVTGVGPFQNLLDHLADPVNNNVLTSLKFH, from the exons ATGGCGGCTCAGGCTCTTCTCTCCGGCAGGCAGCTGCTCGGCCAGCCCGTGCAGTCGGCCGTCTCTAGGTCGTCGTCGGCGAGGAAGGCGCCGTTCGTCGTCAGGGCCAGCTCCAGCCCTCCCGCCAAG CAAGGAGCCGACAGGCAGCTGTGGTTCGCGTCCAAGCAATCCCTCTCCTACCTCGATGGCAC GCTGCCCGGCGACTTCGGGTTCGATCCGCTGGGTCTCTCGGACCCGGAGGGCACCGGCGGGTTCATCGAGCCCAAGTGGCTGGCCTACGGCGAGGTGATCAACGGCCGCTTCGCCATGCTGGGCGCGGCGGGCGCCATCGCCCCGGAGGTGTTCGGCAAGCTGGGCCTCATCCCGCCCGAGACGGCGCTGCCGTGGTTTAAGACGGGCGTCATCCCGCCCGCGGGGACCTACAACTACTGGGCCGACCCCTACACGCTCTTCGTCTTCGAGATGGCGCTCATGGGCTTCGCCGAGCACCGCCGGCTCCAGGACTGGTACAACCCTGGCTCAATGGGCAAGCAGTACTTCCTCGGCCTCGAGAAGTACCtcggcggctccggcgaccCCTCCTACCCCGGCGGCCCCATCTTCAACCCGCTCGGGTTCGGCAAGAACGAGAAGGAGCTCAATGAGCTCAAGCTCAAGGAGATCAAGAACGGCAGGCTCGCCATGCTCGCCATCCTCGGCTACTTCATCCAGGGGCTCGTCACCGGCGTCGGCCCGTTCCAGAACCTGCTCGACCACCTCGCCGACCCCGTCAACAACAACGTGCTCACCAGCCTCAAGTTCCACTAG
- the LOC133883266 gene encoding uncharacterized protein LOC133883266 isoform X1, with protein MAAASFRSGTRRDAFAALEDAGSATRGRRAGGGAGGGGSVRRSRSLSRFPPPSPSPEDAATPSSRFVNKMRGTGGGGGGVGGLPEISLADLADEFFSARAESEDEDDEEVVVARGRSRFPAPAERGPGGGGRSSAARYARETESSRQRGRSMSRPPAERRVGAGNVVNGTAVAARRHRYASVDRHRWCDSDNDIEVSHRYISGGIHTKSSVGNSLQNSFHKPSKVNQALKRATSQKEFFHSRDSSSSHSSVTDDESRSSHSFRSRNQKAVCAVYALDKVECPTGDEDRNALYDVMRKEVRQAVEEIRTQLEKAVTKSEPSEKTAISDAQPTQVITELRRSYTSKLEESELRKQELLAQLAAEEQRGHKLTKIVKELLPASKKSANPERQPRHRRRSNDRSRVSKRLTEEAEQYFEDFLSNVEDTDFSSFDGERSDTSSTRKDVLLHAMTETPVTLPKVASPAEADGVVLPWLQWETSNDLTSPCKTKAKGEGTACSTSNHTMSSSRGSWSPGDHDSSAASKDKLLTRFDEVGTRRSSYPDYARTSSFHIDDYLHLRQSEDLLFETWRQRQRIDSGGLVLCSRLTLL; from the exons atggcggcggcatCGTTCCGGTCGGGGACGAGGCGGGACGCCTTCGCGGCCCTGGAGGACGCGGGGTCCGCCACGCGCGGGCGGCGGGCCGGGGGAGGCGCGGGCGGCGGGGGCAGCGTCCGCCGGTCGAGGAGCCTGAGCCGGTTcccgccgccgtctccgtctCCCGAGGACGCGGCCACGCCGTCATCGAGGTTCGTGAACAAGATGCGTGGcaccggaggcggcggcggcggagtagGAGGGTTGCCGGAGATCAGCCTCGCTGACCTCGCCGACGAGTTCTTCAGCGCCAGAGCGGAGTCCGAGGACGAAGACgacgaggaggtggtggtggcgcgcGGGCGGTCGAGGTTCCCGGCGCCCGCGGAGAGGGGCCCCGGCGGTGGTGGGCGGAGCTCCGCCGCGCGGTACGCCAGGGAGACGGAGTCCTCGCGGCAGCGTGGGCGATCCATGTCGCGGCCGCCGGCTGAGCGGCGAGTCGGAGCTGGCAATGTGGTCAATGGCACCGCTGTTGCGGCAAGGAGGCATAGGTATGCGTCGGTGGACCGGCATCGGTGGTGTGATTCGGAT AATGATATAGAAGTTTCTCACCGGTACATTTCTGGCGGGATACATACCAAAAGTAGCGTCGGCAATAGCCTACAGAATTCATTCCATAAGCCATCTAAAGTAAATCAAGCTTTGAAGAGGGCTACAAGTCAAAAGGAATTCTTTCATTCACGAGATAGCAGCTCA AGCCATTCTTCAGTTACTGATGATGAATCTAGGAGCTCTCACTCTTTTCGTAGCAGAAACCAGAAGGCAGTCTGTGCAGTTTATGCTCTTGACAAGGTG GAGTGTCCAACTGGTGATGAGGATAGAAATGCACTGTATGACGTGATGCGTAAAGAAGTTAGGCAAGCTGTTGAAGAAATCAGAACTCAGCTTGAAAAG GCTGTGACAAAGTCCGAACCTTCAGAAAAGACAGCAATCAGTGATGCACAACCAACACAAGTCATTACTGAGCTCCGAAGGAGTTACACTAGTAAATTGGAAGAG TCGGAGCTGCGGAAGCAGGAATTGTTGGCTCAACTGGCGGCAGAAGAACAACGTGGTCACAAGCTCACAAAAATAGTTAAAGAATTGCTACCCGCTTCTAAGAAAAGTGCAAATCCAGAAAGGCAGCCGCGACACAGAAGA AGGAGCAATGATAGATCAAGGGTATCAAAACGACTCACTGAAGAGGCCGAGCAATACTTTGAAGATTTCCTGTCAAATGTTGAAGATACTGACTTTTCATCTTTTGATGGCGAAAGAAGTGACACAAGTTCAACCAGAAAAGATGTGTTACTCCATGCTATGACAGAAACTCCAGTGACTCTCCCAAAAGTTGCCTCACCTGCTGAGGCAGACGGTGTTGTCCTTCCCTGGCTGCAATGGGAAACGAGCAACGACCTAACCTCCCCATGCAAAACCAAGGCCAAG GGTGAAGGTACGGCATGCAGCACTAGCAACCACACCATGAGTAGCAGCCGTGGGAGTTGGAGCCCCGGAGACCATGATAGTTCAGCGGCCTCTAAGGATAAACTACTGACCAGGTTTGACGAGGTTGGGACTCGCAGAAGCAGCTACCCTGACTATGCTCGAACCTCGTCATTTCATATCGACGACTATCTGCATTTGCGGCAGAGTGAGGATCTTCTCTTTGAGACGTGGAGGCAGAGGCAACGAATCGACTCTGGCGGCCTAGTCCTGTGCAGTAGATTGACACTACTGTAA